A single window of Athene noctua chromosome 1, bAthNoc1.hap1.1, whole genome shotgun sequence DNA harbors:
- the LOC141955144 gene encoding E3 ubiquitin-protein ligase RNF19B-like isoform X2 — translation MVQPLPEAQEPQTVGGVTPPKPEPEGPEETCVALPLAEGGDLVECPLCLLPQPPQAFPSLASCHHRSCRGCLERYLCLAVGESRVPVACPHCPAVLQPADVHRLLPEPALRDKYEEFLLRRLLAADPGTRWCPAPGCSYAVIAQGCAECPRLACRREGCGTEFCYHCRQPWHPDSPCATVAPGLASPRPEPSACAEAEDIKVCPRCSAFVTKVNDGGCNRMSCPVCGCLFCWLCLREISDVHFLSPSGCTFWGKRPWSRTRRLLCQLGLVLGAPMVISLVAGIAVPVITFGIPIYMGRKVLGQSRRSSLSGCQQCLSVTSSVLLSLVVSPIITAVTVGVGVPLTLTYVYGVLVLSLCRRRGGGRGAPGDLGVVELENLSKLNELWSVLPSPGPAEDGAPDTATVPRRGAGRGQRAGRAAAAAVGPSDASCGEGVSIEVEVSIEAAPRTLSGQSLSGDSLGGASDRCSAVGDPAE, via the exons ATGGTTCAGCCGCTGCCTGAGGCCCAG GAGCCGCAGACTGTTGGAGGGGTGACACCGCCAAAACCGGAGCCGGAGGGACCCGAGGAGACGTGTGTCGCGCTGCCCCTGGCCGAGGGTGGGGACCTGGTGGAGTGTCCCCTGTGCCTgctgccacagcccccccaggcctTTCCCTCCCTGGCCTCCTGCCACCACCGCTCGTGCCGGGGCTGCCTGGAGCGGTACCTGTGCCTGGCCGTCGGCGAGAGCCGCGTGCCGGTGGCCTGCCCGCACTGCCCGGCCGTGCTCCAGCCTGCTGATGTCCACCGCCTCCTGCCCGAGCCTGCCCTCCGCGACAAGTACGAGGAGTTCCtgctgcggcggctgctggcggCCGACCCTGGCACCCGCTGGTGCCCCGCGCCCGGCTGCAG CTATGCCGTCATCGCCCAGGGCTGTGCCGAGTGTCCCCGCCTCGCCTGCAGGCGCGAGGGCTGCGGCACCGAGTTCTGCTACCACTGCCGGCAGCCCTGGCACCCTGACAGCCCCTGCGCGACGGTGGCCCCCGGCCTGGCCAGCCCCCGGCCGGAGCCCTCGGCCTGCG CTGAGGCCGAGGACATCAAGGTCTGTCCCCGCTGCAGCGCCTTCGTCACGAAGGTCAACGACGGCGGCTGCAACCGCATGAGCTGCCCCGTCTGCGGCTGCCTCTTCTGCTGGCTCTGCCTGCGGGAGATCTCCGACGTGCACTTCCTGAG CCCCTCTGGCTGCACCTTCTGGGGGAAGAGGCCCTGGTCACGGACCCGGAGGCTCCTGTGCCagctgggcttggtgctggggGCGCCTATGGTGATCTCCCTCGTCGCGGGCATCGCTGTCCCTGTCATTACCTTTGGGATCCCCATCTACATGGGTAGGAAG gtgctggggcagagccggAGGAGCAGCCTGTCGGGGTGCCAGCAGTGCCTCTCTGTCACCAGCAGCGTCCTCCTCTCTCTCGTCGTGTCCCCCATCATCACGGCTGTCACCGTGG GAGTCGGCGTGCCCCTGACGCTCACCTACGTCTACGGGGTGTTGGTTCTGTCGCTgtgtcgccgccgcgggggcggccgcggcgcgccGGGGGATCTCGGGGTGGTGGAGCTGGAGAACCTGAGCAAGC TGAATGAGCTGTGGTCGGTGCTGCCCAGCCCCGGGCCGGCTGAGGACGGAGCCCCGGACACGGCCACCGTGCCCCGGCGAGGGGCTGGGCGGGGGCAgcgggccgggcgggcagccGCAGCGGCCGTCGGGCCGAGCGACGCGTCCTGCGG GGAAGGTGTCAGCATCGAGGTGGAGGTGTCGATCGAAGCGGCGCCGCGGACTCTCTCAGGACAGAGTCTCTCTGGGGACTCCCTGGGAGGCGCCAGTGACCGGTGCAGCGCCGTGGGCGACCCCGCGGAGTGA
- the LOC141955144 gene encoding E3 ubiquitin-protein ligase RNF19B-like isoform X1, translating into MAWPTRVPGPLRLLGFFGQEPQTVGGVTPPKPEPEGPEETCVALPLAEGGDLVECPLCLLPQPPQAFPSLASCHHRSCRGCLERYLCLAVGESRVPVACPHCPAVLQPADVHRLLPEPALRDKYEEFLLRRLLAADPGTRWCPAPGCSYAVIAQGCAECPRLACRREGCGTEFCYHCRQPWHPDSPCATVAPGLASPRPEPSACAEAEDIKVCPRCSAFVTKVNDGGCNRMSCPVCGCLFCWLCLREISDVHFLSPSGCTFWGKRPWSRTRRLLCQLGLVLGAPMVISLVAGIAVPVITFGIPIYMGRKVLGQSRRSSLSGCQQCLSVTSSVLLSLVVSPIITAVTVGVGVPLTLTYVYGVLVLSLCRRRGGGRGAPGDLGVVELENLSKLNELWSVLPSPGPAEDGAPDTATVPRRGAGRGQRAGRAAAAAVGPSDASCGEGVSIEVEVSIEAAPRTLSGQSLSGDSLGGASDRCSAVGDPAE; encoded by the exons ATGGCGTGGCCCACGCGGGTGCCCGGGCCCCTCCGTCTCTTGGGCTTCTTCGGGCAGGAGCCGCAGACTGTTGGAGGGGTGACACCGCCAAAACCGGAGCCGGAGGGACCCGAGGAGACGTGTGTCGCGCTGCCCCTGGCCGAGGGTGGGGACCTGGTGGAGTGTCCCCTGTGCCTgctgccacagcccccccaggcctTTCCCTCCCTGGCCTCCTGCCACCACCGCTCGTGCCGGGGCTGCCTGGAGCGGTACCTGTGCCTGGCCGTCGGCGAGAGCCGCGTGCCGGTGGCCTGCCCGCACTGCCCGGCCGTGCTCCAGCCTGCTGATGTCCACCGCCTCCTGCCCGAGCCTGCCCTCCGCGACAAGTACGAGGAGTTCCtgctgcggcggctgctggcggCCGACCCTGGCACCCGCTGGTGCCCCGCGCCCGGCTGCAG CTATGCCGTCATCGCCCAGGGCTGTGCCGAGTGTCCCCGCCTCGCCTGCAGGCGCGAGGGCTGCGGCACCGAGTTCTGCTACCACTGCCGGCAGCCCTGGCACCCTGACAGCCCCTGCGCGACGGTGGCCCCCGGCCTGGCCAGCCCCCGGCCGGAGCCCTCGGCCTGCG CTGAGGCCGAGGACATCAAGGTCTGTCCCCGCTGCAGCGCCTTCGTCACGAAGGTCAACGACGGCGGCTGCAACCGCATGAGCTGCCCCGTCTGCGGCTGCCTCTTCTGCTGGCTCTGCCTGCGGGAGATCTCCGACGTGCACTTCCTGAG CCCCTCTGGCTGCACCTTCTGGGGGAAGAGGCCCTGGTCACGGACCCGGAGGCTCCTGTGCCagctgggcttggtgctggggGCGCCTATGGTGATCTCCCTCGTCGCGGGCATCGCTGTCCCTGTCATTACCTTTGGGATCCCCATCTACATGGGTAGGAAG gtgctggggcagagccggAGGAGCAGCCTGTCGGGGTGCCAGCAGTGCCTCTCTGTCACCAGCAGCGTCCTCCTCTCTCTCGTCGTGTCCCCCATCATCACGGCTGTCACCGTGG GAGTCGGCGTGCCCCTGACGCTCACCTACGTCTACGGGGTGTTGGTTCTGTCGCTgtgtcgccgccgcgggggcggccgcggcgcgccGGGGGATCTCGGGGTGGTGGAGCTGGAGAACCTGAGCAAGC TGAATGAGCTGTGGTCGGTGCTGCCCAGCCCCGGGCCGGCTGAGGACGGAGCCCCGGACACGGCCACCGTGCCCCGGCGAGGGGCTGGGCGGGGGCAgcgggccgggcgggcagccGCAGCGGCCGTCGGGCCGAGCGACGCGTCCTGCGG GGAAGGTGTCAGCATCGAGGTGGAGGTGTCGATCGAAGCGGCGCCGCGGACTCTCTCAGGACAGAGTCTCTCTGGGGACTCCCTGGGAGGCGCCAGTGACCGGTGCAGCGCCGTGGGCGACCCCGCGGAGTGA